Proteins encoded in a region of the Thioalbus denitrificans genome:
- a CDS encoding SUF system Fe-S cluster assembly protein, which translates to MDIETLYSQVEERLRTIYDPEIPVNIYDLGLIYRLDIDPSGVVSIDMTLTAPGCPVAQTFPGKVAEEVRQVEGVKDCVLELVWDPPWDRNRLSEAARLQLGLL; encoded by the coding sequence GTGGATATAGAGACGCTGTACAGTCAGGTGGAGGAGCGGCTGCGCACCATCTACGATCCGGAGATACCCGTCAACATCTATGACCTGGGGCTCATCTACCGGCTGGATATCGATCCCAGCGGCGTGGTCTCCATCGACATGACCCTGACGGCCCCCGGTTGTCCCGTGGCCCAGACCTTTCCCGGCAAGGTGGCCGAAGAGGTGCGCCAGGTGGAGGGAGTGAAGGACTGTGTACTCGAACTGGTCTGGGATCCGCCCTGGGACCGCAACCGCCTGAGCGAGGCCGCGCGCCTGCAGCTGGGGCTGCTTTAA